The following proteins come from a genomic window of Streptomyces sp. ALI-76-A:
- a CDS encoding S1 family peptidase, translated as MRHARRRVVRRVTRLAAVGGLLLGGTMVTRAMADEPPAATAPRTYAQEAGDMGADLVHRLGPSRTAGAWMGADGKPVVAVTDQDAAAQVRRAGAEAKVVPHSMNELKSATSTLRSAPRVTGTAWAMDYRTNQVVVRGDSTVSAADWSRMTEVADGIGGFVRMERTQGTFTTRINGAQPILSTAGRCSAGFNVTDGQRDFILTAGHCGPTGSVWFEDSGADAQVGKTITQSFPGNDFSLVQYAGGEAGEGAGVVAIGDGKGVQITGAADPAVGQRVFRSGSTSGLRDGEVTALNATVNYPEGTVTGLIETNVCAEPGDSGGPMFSEGVALGLTSGGSGDCTSGGTTFFQPVTKALEALDVQLIVATPAAGGADGSAAPAPSASATQGALSPGAASPGSSGPVAGGATGEPLLSRLTDTRNVGPGLLVIAGSLVALAATRFIRAEQDRKAYRQYYSATWS; from the coding sequence ATGAGGCACGCACGACGACGGGTCGTCCGGCGAGTGACGCGGCTGGCGGCCGTCGGCGGACTCCTCCTGGGAGGGACCATGGTCACGCGGGCCATGGCCGACGAGCCTCCCGCCGCCACCGCTCCGCGCACCTACGCCCAGGAGGCGGGCGACATGGGCGCGGACCTCGTCCACCGGCTCGGGCCCTCCCGCACGGCGGGCGCCTGGATGGGTGCCGACGGAAAACCGGTGGTCGCGGTCACCGACCAGGACGCGGCGGCCCAGGTGCGGCGGGCGGGCGCCGAGGCGAAGGTCGTGCCGCACAGCATGAACGAGCTGAAGTCGGCCACCTCGACGCTGCGTTCGGCGCCCCGGGTGACGGGCACGGCGTGGGCCATGGACTACCGGACCAACCAGGTGGTGGTACGGGGCGACAGCACCGTCTCGGCCGCCGACTGGTCCCGGATGACCGAGGTCGCCGACGGCATCGGCGGCTTCGTCCGGATGGAACGCACCCAGGGCACCTTCACGACCCGGATCAACGGCGCGCAGCCGATCCTGTCCACCGCCGGGCGCTGCTCGGCCGGCTTCAACGTGACCGACGGGCAGCGCGACTTCATCCTCACCGCCGGACACTGCGGCCCCACCGGCTCGGTCTGGTTCGAGGACTCCGGCGCCGACGCGCAGGTCGGCAAGACCATCACACAGAGCTTCCCGGGCAACGACTTCTCCCTGGTGCAGTACGCCGGCGGCGAGGCCGGTGAGGGAGCCGGGGTGGTGGCCATCGGGGACGGCAAGGGCGTGCAGATCACGGGGGCGGCCGATCCGGCGGTCGGGCAGCGGGTGTTCCGCAGCGGCAGCACGAGCGGGCTGCGCGACGGCGAGGTGACGGCACTGAACGCGACGGTGAACTACCCCGAGGGCACCGTCACCGGGCTGATCGAGACGAACGTGTGCGCCGAACCCGGGGACAGCGGCGGCCCGATGTTCTCCGAGGGGGTCGCGCTGGGGCTGACCTCGGGCGGCAGCGGTGACTGCACGAGCGGCGGCACCACCTTCTTCCAGCCGGTGACGAAGGCGCTGGAGGCCCTGGACGTCCAGTTGATCGTGGCGACGCCGGCCGCCGGGGGCGCCGACGGCTCGGCCGCACCGGCGCCGTCCGCCTCGGCCACGCAGGGCGCGCTCTCCCCCGGTGCGGCCTCGCCCGGATCGTCGGGCCCGGTGGCGGGCGGCGCGACCGGGGAGCCCCTGCTCTCCCGGCTCACGGACACCAGGAACGTCGGACCGGGTCTCCTGGTCATCGCGGGCAGCCTGGTCGCGCTGGCGGCCACCCGGTTCATCCGCGCCGAGCAGGACCGCAAGGCGTACCGGCAGTACTACTCGGCGACCTGGAGTTGA
- a CDS encoding aminotransferase class I/II-fold pyridoxal phosphate-dependent enzyme: MTRIPYEPSGEPNPLRALTLDRLRRRTSMKWRTYPEDVLPLWVAEMDVPLAEPVVRAVTDALALGDTGYPAGTAYAEALAAFADERWDWDGLAVDRTAIVPDVMLGVVEMLRLVTGPGDPVVVNPPVYPPFFPFVEHMDRRVAEAPLGADGRIDLDALEETFRQAVADRRRAAYLLCSPHNPTGTVHTAGELTAVAALADRYGVRVVADEIHAPVVASGGRFVPYLSVPGGEHGLSLMSATKAWNLPGLKAALAVAGPGAAADLARLPEEVGHGPSHVGVLAHTAALREGGPWLDALLAGLDDNRRLLADLLADHLPTVTHRPAEATYLAWLDCRALGLGDDPADTFLRRGRVALSPGTDFGTGGAGHVRLNLATSPEILQEGVRRMAAALA, encoded by the coding sequence ATGACCAGGATCCCGTACGAGCCGTCCGGTGAACCGAACCCGTTGCGCGCGCTGACGCTCGACCGCCTCCGTCGTCGCACGAGCATGAAGTGGCGCACCTACCCCGAGGACGTCCTGCCGCTGTGGGTGGCCGAGATGGACGTACCGCTCGCCGAACCCGTCGTCCGCGCGGTCACCGACGCGCTCGCGCTCGGGGACACCGGCTACCCGGCGGGTACCGCGTACGCCGAGGCGCTCGCCGCGTTCGCGGACGAGCGGTGGGACTGGGACGGGCTCGCGGTGGACCGCACCGCGATCGTGCCCGACGTGATGCTCGGCGTCGTGGAGATGCTCAGGCTGGTCACCGGGCCCGGCGATCCGGTGGTGGTGAATCCGCCCGTGTACCCGCCGTTCTTCCCGTTCGTGGAGCACATGGACCGGCGGGTGGCCGAGGCCCCGCTGGGCGCGGACGGGCGCATCGACCTCGACGCCCTGGAGGAGACCTTCCGGCAGGCGGTGGCGGACCGGCGGCGGGCCGCCTACCTGCTGTGCAGCCCGCACAACCCGACCGGAACCGTGCACACCGCCGGTGAACTGACCGCCGTCGCCGCGCTCGCCGACCGGTACGGCGTACGGGTCGTCGCCGACGAGATCCACGCGCCGGTCGTCGCCTCGGGCGGGCGGTTCGTGCCGTACCTCAGCGTGCCCGGCGGGGAGCACGGCCTGTCGCTGATGTCGGCGACCAAGGCGTGGAACCTGCCGGGTCTGAAGGCCGCCCTCGCCGTCGCGGGACCCGGCGCCGCCGCCGACCTCGCCCGGCTGCCGGAGGAGGTCGGCCACGGACCGAGCCACGTCGGCGTGCTGGCCCACACCGCCGCCCTGCGCGAGGGCGGCCCCTGGCTGGACGCCCTGCTCGCCGGTCTCGACGACAACCGGCGCCTGCTGGCCGACCTGCTCGCCGACCACCTCCCCACGGTCACTCACCGCCCCGCCGAGGCGACCTACCTCGCCTGGCTCGACTGCCGCGCGCTCGGCCTCGGCGACGATCCGGCGGACACCTTCCTGCGCCGCGGCCGGGTGGCCCTCAGCCCCGGCACCGACTTCGGTACCGGGGGCGCGGGGCACGTACGCCTGAACCTGGCGACCTCTCCGGAGATCCTCCAGGAGGGCGTCCGGCGGATGGCGGCGGCGCTCGCCTGA
- a CDS encoding PPOX class F420-dependent oxidoreductase yields MDDTALQRLGSGKYLLITSFRKNGTPVATAVWVVRDGDALGVWTVADSWKVKRIRARGDVLVGPCDARGNPTGDQLPATAEITDAATTARYRGLIARKYGLFGRFTLLGSRLRRGRNGTVGIRVTL; encoded by the coding sequence ATGGACGACACGGCGTTGCAGCGGCTGGGCTCGGGCAAGTACCTGCTGATCACCAGCTTCCGGAAGAACGGCACCCCGGTCGCCACTGCGGTGTGGGTGGTGCGCGACGGCGACGCGCTCGGCGTCTGGACGGTCGCCGACTCCTGGAAGGTCAAGCGCATCCGGGCGCGCGGTGACGTCCTCGTCGGCCCCTGCGACGCCCGCGGCAACCCGACCGGCGACCAGCTCCCCGCCACGGCCGAGATCACCGACGCGGCCACCACGGCCCGCTACCGCGGGCTGATCGCCCGCAAGTACGGCCTTTTCGGCCGCTTCACGCTCCTCGGCAGCAGGCTGCGCCGGGGACGGAACGGGACCGTCGGGATCCGCGTGACCCTGTGA
- a CDS encoding Gfo/Idh/MocA family oxidoreductase: MSRSPSHRAALVGTGHRARMFTRALAERPGHLVAALCDPSPTRMAFHNGLLAAAGEPAATQWEPGRFGEMLTEEDIDEVVVTTVDAAHDHYIVPALRAGCRVVTEKPMTVDADRCARILDAVRDTGNSLTVAFNYRFNPVHERVRALLADGAVGEVLSVHFEWLLDVRHGADYFRRWHREKRHSGGLMVHKSSHHFDLVNWWLADAPQEVFGYGRLAFYGRAAGERHGLRRPYERAHGAPCAADDPFALDLTADDTLRALYLDAEQDDGYVRDRNVFDGPVTIEDDMAVLVRYTRGTTMTYHLTAYSPWEGYRVMFNGSAGRLELEVEESRWQPPRSRTGSGAGAPHGDTAALPPGGARLTLRPLWRPPVDIPLVTAHEAHGGGDPRMLDALFGPVDPERPGDTAAGDRPTATERDGALALAVGLAANACFETGRPVRVRDLVPGAGEWRGPGSAAGT; the protein is encoded by the coding sequence ATGAGCCGATCCCCCAGCCACCGGGCCGCCCTCGTCGGCACCGGCCACCGCGCCCGGATGTTCACCCGCGCCCTCGCCGAACGCCCGGGCCATCTCGTCGCCGCCCTCTGCGATCCGAGCCCCACCCGGATGGCCTTCCACAACGGCCTGCTGGCCGCGGCCGGCGAACCCGCCGCCACCCAGTGGGAACCCGGCCGCTTCGGCGAGATGCTCACCGAGGAGGACATCGACGAGGTCGTCGTCACCACCGTCGACGCCGCCCACGACCACTACATCGTCCCGGCCCTGCGCGCCGGCTGCCGGGTGGTCACCGAGAAGCCGATGACGGTCGACGCGGACCGCTGCGCCCGCATCCTCGACGCGGTCCGGGACACCGGCAACTCGCTGACGGTCGCCTTCAACTACCGCTTCAACCCGGTCCACGAGAGGGTCCGCGCCCTGCTCGCCGACGGCGCGGTCGGCGAGGTCCTGTCCGTGCACTTCGAGTGGCTGCTCGACGTGCGGCACGGCGCCGACTACTTCCGCCGCTGGCACCGGGAGAAGCGACACAGCGGCGGTCTGATGGTGCACAAGTCGAGCCACCACTTCGACCTCGTCAACTGGTGGCTCGCGGACGCGCCGCAGGAGGTCTTCGGCTACGGACGCCTCGCCTTCTACGGGCGCGCGGCGGGCGAACGCCACGGACTGCGGCGCCCCTACGAGCGGGCGCACGGCGCCCCCTGCGCCGCCGACGATCCGTTCGCCCTGGACCTCACGGCCGACGACACCCTGCGCGCCCTCTACCTCGACGCCGAACAGGACGACGGCTACGTCCGGGACCGCAACGTCTTCGACGGCCCCGTCACCATCGAGGACGACATGGCCGTCCTGGTCCGCTACACCCGGGGCACGACGATGACGTACCACCTCACCGCCTACTCCCCGTGGGAGGGCTACCGGGTGATGTTCAACGGCAGCGCGGGCCGGCTGGAACTGGAGGTGGAGGAGAGCCGCTGGCAGCCGCCCCGGAGCCGGACCGGCTCGGGTGCCGGCGCCCCGCACGGCGACACGGCCGCCCTGCCTCCGGGCGGGGCACGCCTGACGCTGCGTCCACTGTGGCGGCCGCCGGTCGACATCCCGCTGGTCACCGCGCACGAGGCCCACGGCGGGGGCGACCCGCGCATGCTCGACGCCCTCTTCGGACCGGTGGACCCGGAGCGGCCCGGCGACACCGCGGCCGGAGACCGTCCGACGGCCACCGAACGCGACGGCGCCCTCGCGCTGGCGGTCGGGCTCGCGGCCAACGCGTGCTTCGAGACGGGGCGGCCGGTGCGGGTACGCGACCTGGTGCCCGGCGCGGGGGAGTGGCGGGGCCCCGGGAGTGCCGCCGGGACCTGA
- a CDS encoding TetR family transcriptional regulator, with amino-acid sequence MRDALVAAAFRLFLERGYEQTTVDDIVALAGVGRRSFFRYFPSKEDVVFPDHERCLADMTRFLAAGDATDEPVRRVCDAARLVLRMYAENPTFSVQRYRLTRKVPGLRAYELSVVWRYERALAAYLRTRFSGRPDGTLRADVIAAAVVAAHNNALRSWLRSDGQGDASVTVDHALGYVQSAFGAAPAGPVTEQPEDVVVVVSRRGAPLWRVVQEIETALGRD; translated from the coding sequence ATGCGGGACGCGCTCGTCGCGGCGGCCTTCCGGCTGTTCCTGGAGCGGGGGTACGAGCAGACCACCGTCGACGACATCGTGGCGCTCGCCGGTGTCGGGCGCCGGTCGTTCTTCCGTTACTTCCCCTCGAAGGAGGACGTGGTCTTCCCCGACCACGAGCGCTGTCTGGCCGACATGACCCGTTTCCTGGCCGCCGGCGACGCCACGGACGAGCCCGTGCGCCGGGTCTGTGACGCGGCCCGGCTGGTGCTGCGGATGTATGCCGAGAACCCCACGTTCTCCGTCCAGCGCTACCGCCTCACCAGGAAGGTGCCCGGCCTGCGCGCGTACGAGCTGTCCGTGGTCTGGCGGTACGAACGCGCCCTCGCCGCGTACCTGCGGACGCGGTTCTCGGGCCGGCCCGACGGCACCCTGCGGGCCGACGTGATCGCCGCCGCCGTGGTCGCGGCCCACAACAACGCGCTGCGCTCCTGGCTGCGGTCGGACGGGCAGGGTGACGCGAGCGTCACGGTGGACCACGCGCTCGGGTACGTGCAGTCCGCCTTCGGCGCCGCTCCGGCCGGGCCCGTCACGGAGCAGCCGGAGGACGTCGTGGTCGTCGTCTCCCGGCGAGGGGCCCCGCTGTGGCGGGTGGTCCAGGAGATCGAGACGGCCTTGGGTCGCGACTGA
- a CDS encoding peptidoglycan-binding domain-containing protein, translating to MPTPPDREQPHEGPPLEPIRVLRPRRTDALAELIREYREQSGRYEAVEVPASPPPREEATEELPQVADDRRPAPGAAPRGRPRGLRRTAVAGAVAAAALVGFGSAFLLPGRGDATAAPAPSAPATTSAEPGPPASPAPSAPVGAADPDGPGTLREGAAGPGVTDLQQRLLRVPNVYDHGSTSGRYDATLTEAVARFQLWYGVRGDETGVYGDDTRRALESRTGGGR from the coding sequence ATGCCGACACCGCCCGACCGGGAGCAGCCCCACGAGGGCCCGCCTCTGGAGCCGATCCGGGTGCTGCGCCCGCGCCGCACCGACGCCCTGGCCGAGCTGATCAGGGAGTACCGGGAGCAGAGCGGCCGCTACGAGGCGGTGGAGGTGCCGGCGTCACCGCCGCCCCGGGAGGAGGCGACCGAGGAACTGCCGCAGGTCGCCGACGACCGGCGCCCGGCCCCGGGTGCCGCTCCCCGGGGCCGGCCGCGCGGCCTGCGTCGCACCGCCGTCGCCGGAGCCGTCGCCGCTGCCGCCCTGGTCGGCTTCGGCAGCGCGTTCCTGCTGCCCGGCCGGGGCGACGCCACCGCCGCGCCCGCTCCCTCGGCGCCCGCGACCACGTCCGCCGAACCCGGCCCGCCCGCCTCGCCCGCTCCCTCCGCCCCCGTCGGCGCGGCCGACCCCGACGGCCCCGGCACCCTCCGGGAAGGGGCCGCCGGCCCCGGGGTGACCGACCTCCAGCAACGCCTGCTGCGCGTCCCGAACGTCTACGACCACGGTTCCACCAGCGGCCGTTACGACGCGACCCTGACCGAGGCGGTGGCCCGCTTCCAGCTCTGGTACGGCGTCCGCGGCGACGAGACCGGCGTCTACGGCGACGACACCCGGCGCGCCCTGGAGTCCCGTACCGGCGGCGGACGATGA
- a CDS encoding flavin reductase family protein, whose protein sequence is MGDIDAFIGRLNPDMCVVTVAADGERSGCLVGFSSQCSVHPPRFVVWLSKMNHTYRAARSARHLAVHLLTREQRDLAELFGSRTGDDTDKFADVGWREGPEGAAVLTDAAAWVVGSIVLRVDGGDHVGYVLDPVAAGGREGTDGVPLLRLDDADGIPAGHPVD, encoded by the coding sequence ATGGGGGACATCGACGCGTTCATCGGGCGGCTGAACCCGGACATGTGTGTGGTGACCGTCGCCGCGGACGGTGAGCGGTCCGGCTGTCTGGTCGGGTTCTCCTCCCAGTGCTCCGTCCATCCCCCGCGGTTCGTGGTGTGGCTGTCCAAGATGAACCACACCTACAGGGCGGCACGGTCGGCCCGGCACCTCGCCGTGCACCTGCTCACCCGTGAACAGCGGGACCTGGCCGAACTGTTCGGTTCCCGCACCGGCGACGACACCGACAAGTTCGCCGACGTCGGCTGGCGGGAGGGCCCCGAGGGGGCCGCCGTCCTGACGGACGCGGCGGCCTGGGTCGTCGGCTCGATCGTGCTGCGGGTCGACGGGGGCGATCATGTCGGGTACGTCCTCGACCCGGTGGCGGCCGGCGGGCGGGAGGGCACGGACGGCGTACCGCTGCTGCGGCTCGACGACGCCGACGGCATCCCGGCCGGTCACCCGGTCGACTGA
- a CDS encoding antibiotic biosynthesis monooxygenase, whose translation MSTTEVRRGEPVTTVLTWQVRPGHEHEFEEWTHGITDCARRFPGNEGVSWLRPEDGHRFHAVLRWSDQHRLAAWLESDERATWHGRIRGVATEIGSERQSTTGMETWFSLPGTTGQAPPRWKMVLTTFLGAYPFTLLIQWLVTPSTMSWPLPLRAAVFPVVLLPVLTYLVMPTLSRLLRLWLYPPPDR comes from the coding sequence ATGAGCACCACCGAAGTGCGGCGCGGCGAGCCCGTCACCACAGTCCTCACCTGGCAGGTGCGCCCGGGCCATGAGCACGAGTTCGAGGAGTGGACGCACGGCATCACCGACTGCGCCAGACGCTTCCCCGGCAACGAAGGCGTCTCCTGGCTGCGTCCGGAGGACGGTCACCGCTTCCACGCGGTACTGCGCTGGTCCGATCAGCACCGGCTCGCCGCCTGGCTGGAGTCGGACGAGCGGGCCACGTGGCACGGCCGCATCCGGGGCGTGGCGACGGAGATCGGCAGCGAGCGCCAGTCGACGACCGGGATGGAGACCTGGTTCAGCCTGCCGGGGACGACGGGGCAGGCCCCGCCCAGGTGGAAGATGGTGCTCACCACCTTCCTCGGCGCCTATCCGTTCACGCTGCTGATCCAGTGGCTGGTGACGCCCTCCACCATGTCCTGGCCGCTGCCGTTGCGCGCGGCCGTCTTCCCGGTGGTGCTGCTGCCGGTGCTGACGTACCTGGTGATGCCGACGCTGAGCCGTCTCCTGCGGTTGTGGCTGTACCCGCCGCCGGACCGTTGA
- a CDS encoding MurR/RpiR family transcriptional regulator — protein sequence MPSPQQARAQASSITSGKTAPEAEASPTSQLRALFDRPRLSPGQRRIAQYLIEHITEAAFLSITDLAERVGVSQPSVTRFAAAVGFSGYPALRERLQSIALGTLAGGPATAEENASNELQAAVDAEIENLENLRRDFVDPDEVIGAGRELSRSTPLTVLGLRISASLAEYFAYAARRVHPDVRLVTRGGSVAYDALLQSREAGGTWVLAFSMPRHAQETLTAVRVARSAGLKVALITDLALGPVADEADVVFATGTGSRLVFDSYAAPGVMAAALLQAMTDADPERTQARLEEYEQVSDQHQFFLRD from the coding sequence GTGCCATCGCCGCAGCAGGCACGCGCACAGGCATCCTCGATCACCTCGGGAAAGACCGCTCCGGAAGCGGAGGCGTCCCCGACATCCCAGCTCAGGGCTCTCTTCGACCGGCCCCGGCTGTCTCCCGGGCAGCGGCGCATCGCCCAGTACCTGATCGAGCACATCACCGAGGCGGCCTTCCTGTCGATCACCGATCTCGCGGAACGTGTCGGTGTCAGCCAGCCCTCGGTGACCCGGTTCGCCGCGGCGGTGGGCTTCAGCGGCTACCCCGCACTGCGGGAGAGGCTCCAGTCGATCGCTCTCGGCACCCTCGCCGGCGGTCCCGCGACGGCGGAGGAGAACGCGAGCAACGAACTCCAGGCGGCGGTCGACGCCGAGATCGAGAACCTGGAGAACCTCCGCCGGGACTTCGTCGATCCCGACGAGGTGATCGGCGCCGGCCGGGAACTGTCCCGGTCGACCCCGCTGACCGTCCTCGGCCTGCGCATCTCGGCGTCGCTGGCCGAGTACTTCGCCTACGCGGCGCGCCGCGTCCATCCCGACGTACGGCTGGTGACGCGGGGCGGCAGCGTGGCGTACGACGCGCTGCTGCAGTCACGGGAGGCGGGCGGCACCTGGGTGCTGGCGTTCTCCATGCCCCGGCACGCCCAGGAGACCCTGACCGCCGTCCGGGTCGCGCGCAGCGCCGGGCTGAAGGTCGCGCTGATCACCGACCTGGCACTCGGTCCGGTGGCCGACGAGGCGGACGTCGTGTTCGCCACCGGCACCGGCTCCCGCCTGGTCTTCGACTCCTACGCCGCCCCGGGTGTGATGGCCGCCGCGCTCCTCCAGGCCATGACCGACGCGGATCCGGAGCGCACCCAGGCCCGGCTGGAGGAGTACGAGCAGGTCTCCGACCAGCACCAGTTCTTCCTCCGGGACTGA
- a CDS encoding DUF3662 domain-containing protein → MGAISALERALEHRWEALWARVVDKEPVELLDALRRECDDNVVVCSESRVVVPNAYDVELADHVHDELTRQGSRVGQELTDHLMRHAEHKGYEWAGPLTVHIARSSDVPNGRYRVASSVMTHVSARGFQQAAG, encoded by the coding sequence ATGGGCGCGATCAGCGCGCTGGAGCGGGCCCTGGAGCACCGGTGGGAGGCGCTGTGGGCGCGGGTCGTCGACAAGGAACCCGTGGAACTCCTCGACGCGCTGCGGCGCGAGTGTGACGACAACGTGGTGGTGTGCAGCGAGAGCCGGGTCGTGGTCCCCAACGCCTACGACGTCGAACTCGCCGACCACGTGCACGACGAGCTGACCCGCCAGGGCAGCCGGGTCGGCCAGGAGCTGACGGACCATCTGATGCGGCATGCCGAGCACAAGGGCTACGAGTGGGCGGGCCCGCTCACCGTGCACATCGCGCGCTCCTCGGACGTCCCCAACGGCCGCTACCGCGTGGCCAGCAGCGTGATGACCCACGTCAGCGCCCGGGGATTCCAGCAGGCGGCCGGCTGA
- a CDS encoding phospholipid carrier-dependent glycosyltransferase, whose amino-acid sequence MMARATHPALGPEAHTGTSAGRWPVRPGGRWLVPFLVVLLLAQMAVAMVTTAVQQTPTIDEPVYVGTAAEYLSEHRVRHNPEHPPLGKLVVAAGVALADPHVDPSFTGGQSLLGQRLLYGSGNDPWRLMLWARLPVIALTLLFGLVVFAFARELAGAVAGLAALALYAFSPDVVAHGSLATLDVPAAGFLLTSAWLLWRARRRPRLFLPLAGAALGAALATRMSSLAAVPVLLALAGVSAWHASAGAADRRRALLRAVAGAGVVALVAVALVWATYLAVDPRLRWTPEQRVPVVRGLRGLLVRSLPFPEAYRDGMRVQFRLENQPWQGFLFGRVYTGSLWYYLPAALLVKTPLGLLALWAAGAVVVVALRRLRPAAPYLLAPAAVLLAAAMVGSRDLGTRYAVFLPMFLAVAAGCVVAARWRWAPVVTGALVLFVAVSSLRAYPFYLPYSNEAFGGPARTRLWLHDSNVDWGQDLGRLADRLRERYRGERVWLVYKGSGLPSFYGIDAADPREVPVRAVHGLLVVSDSSAAKATGRLARLIDSSRPVDDVGHSIRIYRR is encoded by the coding sequence ATGATGGCACGCGCGACGCACCCGGCCCTCGGCCCCGAGGCCCACACCGGCACGTCCGCCGGGCGGTGGCCGGTGCGGCCCGGCGGGCGGTGGCTCGTGCCGTTCCTGGTGGTGCTGCTGCTGGCCCAGATGGCCGTCGCGATGGTGACGACGGCCGTCCAGCAGACGCCGACCATCGACGAACCGGTGTACGTCGGCACGGCCGCCGAGTACCTGAGCGAGCACCGGGTGCGGCACAACCCCGAGCACCCGCCGCTCGGCAAACTGGTCGTCGCGGCCGGCGTGGCGCTGGCCGACCCGCACGTCGACCCGTCCTTCACCGGCGGCCAGAGTCTCCTCGGGCAGCGCCTGTTGTACGGGTCCGGCAACGACCCGTGGCGGCTCATGCTGTGGGCCCGCCTCCCGGTGATCGCGCTGACCCTGCTGTTCGGGCTGGTCGTGTTCGCCTTCGCCCGCGAACTCGCCGGTGCGGTGGCCGGCTTGGCGGCGCTCGCGCTGTACGCCTTTTCCCCCGATGTCGTCGCGCACGGCTCGCTGGCCACGCTGGACGTCCCGGCGGCCGGGTTCCTGCTGACCTCGGCGTGGCTGCTGTGGCGGGCGCGCCGACGGCCCCGGCTGTTCCTGCCGCTGGCCGGGGCGGCGCTCGGAGCGGCTCTGGCCACCAGGATGAGTTCACTGGCGGCCGTACCCGTGCTGCTGGCGCTGGCCGGTGTGTCGGCGTGGCACGCGAGCGCGGGGGCGGCGGACCGGCGCAGGGCGCTGCTGCGCGCCGTCGCGGGCGCCGGCGTGGTGGCGCTGGTGGCGGTCGCCCTCGTCTGGGCGACGTACCTGGCCGTCGATCCGCGGCTGCGGTGGACGCCCGAGCAGCGGGTGCCCGTGGTGCGGGGGCTGCGCGGGCTGCTCGTCCGGTCGCTGCCGTTCCCGGAGGCGTACCGGGACGGGATGCGGGTCCAGTTCCGGCTGGAGAACCAGCCGTGGCAGGGCTTCCTGTTCGGCCGGGTGTACACGGGGTCCCTCTGGTACTACCTGCCGGCCGCGCTGCTGGTGAAGACCCCGCTCGGCCTGCTCGCGCTGTGGGCCGCCGGTGCGGTCGTGGTGGTGGCGCTGCGGCGGCTGCGGCCGGCGGCGCCGTATCTGCTCGCGCCCGCCGCTGTGCTGCTGGCCGCGGCCATGGTGGGGTCACGGGACCTCGGCACCCGCTACGCCGTCTTCCTGCCGATGTTCCTGGCGGTGGCCGCGGGCTGCGTCGTCGCCGCGCGGTGGCGGTGGGCGCCGGTGGTGACGGGGGCGCTGGTGCTGTTCGTCGCGGTGAGCTCGCTGCGGGCGTACCCCTTCTATCTGCCGTACTCCAACGAGGCGTTCGGCGGGCCGGCCAGGACCCGGCTGTGGCTGCACGACTCCAACGTCGACTGGGGCCAGGATCTCGGCCGGCTCGCCGACCGGCTGCGCGAGCGGTACCGCGGCGAGCGGGTCTGGCTCGTGTACAAGGGCAGCGGCCTGCCGTCGTTCTACGGCATCGACGCGGCCGACCCGCGCGAGGTGCCCGTGCGGGCGGTACACGGGCTGCTGGTCGTCTCGGACTCCTCGGCCGCCAAGGCGACGGGACGGCTGGCCCGGCTGATCGACAGCAGCCGTCCGGTCGACGACGTCGGCCACTCGATCAGGATCTACCGGCGGTGA